Proteins from a genomic interval of Pantoea deleyi:
- the glgX gene encoding glycogen debranching protein GlgX, with protein sequence MIITAGDPEPLGASYDGKGVNFTLFSQHAGRVELCLFDEEGTEVRFDLPGRSGDIWHGYIPALRPGQRYGYRVHGPWAPAQGHRFNPAKLLVDPCARAVEGDVPDDPLFYGGETQPDPHDNAAIAPKSRVVAEDFDWQDDVAPRIPWGSTVIYEAHVRGLTLLHPEIPETLRGTYAALGHPVMVDYLRQLGITTLELLPVAHFASEPRLLQLGLSNYWGYNPFALWAVDPRYGSGQPGVTPLQEFQQAVKNLHAAGIEVVLDVVFNHTAELDEIGPTLSLRGIDNASYYWLDEQGGYQNWTGCGNTLNIHHPQVMAWTLEALRYWVRVCHVDGFRFDLAPVLGRTPDYQRDAPFFAAIRACPLLSQVKLIAEPWDIGPDGYQVGRFPPPFAEWNDQFRDTARRYWLHGALSNGEFARRFAASSDLYQHDDRAPHATVNLITAHDGFTLWDVVSFERKHNEANGEDNRDGHGDNYSHNHGKEGLNVTYDVVERRRRSVRALLTTLLLSQGTPMLLAGDERGHTQRGNNNAYCQDNALSWLDWRADEKGLVGFTAALIRLRQRIPALTADRWWQDGDGNVQWLNAGGQPLQHDEWAQGMHRLQILLSGRWLITINATDKVNDIVLPDGEWRALPPFAGDDNPILLTVWHGPAHGVCVFQKQS encoded by the coding sequence ATGATCATCACTGCCGGCGATCCCGAACCGCTGGGTGCCAGTTACGATGGCAAAGGCGTTAACTTCACTCTCTTTTCCCAGCATGCCGGGCGCGTAGAGCTCTGCCTGTTTGATGAAGAGGGCACAGAGGTGCGCTTTGACCTGCCTGGCCGCAGTGGGGATATCTGGCATGGATACATTCCGGCACTCAGACCCGGACAGCGCTACGGCTACCGGGTGCATGGCCCCTGGGCACCGGCGCAGGGGCACCGTTTTAATCCGGCGAAGCTGCTGGTCGACCCCTGCGCCCGTGCGGTAGAGGGTGATGTACCGGACGATCCGCTGTTTTATGGCGGGGAAACGCAGCCCGATCCCCATGACAACGCGGCGATCGCGCCGAAGTCACGGGTGGTTGCGGAAGATTTCGACTGGCAGGACGATGTCGCCCCCCGCATCCCGTGGGGCAGCACGGTTATCTACGAGGCCCACGTTCGCGGTCTGACGCTGCTGCATCCGGAAATTCCGGAAACGCTGCGCGGGACTTACGCGGCGCTGGGTCATCCTGTTATGGTGGATTACCTGCGTCAGCTCGGGATTACCACCCTGGAGCTGCTGCCGGTGGCGCATTTCGCCAGCGAACCGCGGCTGCTGCAGCTCGGTCTCAGCAACTACTGGGGATATAACCCCTTTGCGCTCTGGGCGGTTGACCCCCGTTACGGCTCCGGTCAGCCGGGGGTGACGCCGTTGCAGGAGTTCCAGCAGGCGGTGAAAAACCTGCACGCTGCGGGCATTGAGGTGGTGCTGGATGTGGTGTTTAACCACACCGCCGAACTGGATGAGATTGGCCCGACCCTTTCCCTGCGGGGCATTGATAACGCCAGCTACTACTGGCTGGACGAGCAGGGGGGGTATCAGAACTGGACCGGCTGCGGCAACACGCTGAACATCCACCATCCGCAGGTGATGGCGTGGACGCTGGAGGCGCTGCGCTACTGGGTAAGGGTCTGCCATGTTGACGGTTTCCGCTTCGACCTGGCACCGGTACTGGGCCGCACACCCGATTACCAGCGCGATGCGCCCTTTTTTGCCGCGATCCGCGCCTGTCCGCTGCTCTCTCAGGTCAAGCTGATAGCTGAACCCTGGGATATCGGCCCTGACGGCTATCAGGTAGGCCGTTTTCCGCCGCCGTTTGCCGAATGGAACGATCAGTTTCGTGACACCGCACGTCGTTACTGGTTGCACGGCGCATTAAGTAACGGCGAGTTTGCCCGCCGCTTTGCTGCCTCAAGCGATCTTTACCAGCACGATGACCGGGCGCCGCACGCGACGGTTAACCTGATTACCGCCCATGACGGCTTTACGCTGTGGGATGTGGTGAGCTTCGAACGCAAACACAACGAAGCCAACGGGGAAGATAACCGCGACGGTCACGGCGATAACTACAGCCACAACCACGGCAAAGAGGGGCTGAACGTCACTTATGACGTGGTTGAGCGGCGTCGCCGCAGCGTGCGGGCCTTGCTGACCACGCTGCTGCTGTCGCAGGGCACACCCATGCTGCTGGCGGGCGACGAACGTGGCCATACGCAGCGTGGCAATAACAACGCCTACTGTCAGGACAACGCCCTGAGCTGGCTTGACTGGCGGGCGGATGAGAAGGGATTAGTCGGATTTACCGCCGCACTGATTCGTCTGCGTCAGCGCATTCCGGCGCTGACCGCAGACCGCTGGTGGCAGGACGGTGACGGCAATGTGCAGTGGCTCAATGCCGGTGGCCAGCCACTGCAACACGATGAATGGGCGCAGGGGATGCACAGATTGCAGATCCTGCTGTCCGGCCGCTGGTTAATAACAATAAACGCCACGGATAAGGTGAATGACATCGTGTTACCAGACGGAGAATGGCGTGCCCTTCCTCCTTTCGCCGGGGACGACAACCCCATCCTGCTAACTGTCTGGCATGGTCCCGCACACGGCGTGTGCGTGTTCCAAAAGCAATCATAA